The DNA sequence CCTGTAGTTGTTGTGCCTCTAACAGGTTCTGCCCACAGACTACGGTTCCTGCTACGACAGCCAGTGCAAAAATCATTTTGATACATTTCATAATATTCTCCTTAAAACTAAAAAACGAATTCAGACCCGACTAGGAAACGGGCCCGGTAAGTGCTGGATCGAACGACGAATTCTGCGATCCAGACTGTTGTTGATCCTGACAGAGCACGTGTCCCTGCAGCCCCACTCTAATTTTGAATTCCAGGTATGCACAATAGATGGTAGGGACGATGAATGTAGTGAAAGGTTCGACCAGCATGCCACCCAGCACAGGCAGTGCCATCGCGCGGGCCACATCTGCCCCGCGCCCCTGCGAAATCAATACTGGCAGCAGGGCAAAAATCGTGGTCAACGTCGTCATTACACAAGGGCGAATGCGTTTCAGCCCTGCTTCATAGATGGCTTCGCGTAAGTCAGCGATGCTGGTAACCGAACGGCGTTTCAGTGTCTGCTGAATGTAGGTAGCCATCACCACGCCATCGTCAACCGCAATACCAAACAGAGCGATAAATCCGACCCAAACTGCGGTATTCATATCCACGCCCATCCATGCTACAGCAATCATTCCACCGGCAAAGGCCACCGGAATCCCCGAAAAGACGATCGCCGCGATGGCCAGATCTTGAAAACTCAAATAGATAATCAACAGATTAACCAGCAGTACTGTGGGAATGATCCACATCAGTCGCCGGTTGGCTTCGATCTGGTTCTGAAACGACCCCACAGCCTGTAACTCGAAATTTCCATCGGGAAAGGTCAGTGTCCCGTTTTCCCGAGCAGCCCGTAATGCAGACATCACCTCATCAACGGTTTCCAGATCCCCAGAAGCACCTGAAGGAGAGAATGCGACGTGGGCAACGAGACGGGCATCTTCGCTGTTAATCGCCCCTGGCCCCCAGGTCGTAGTAACGTCTGCCAGACGTTCCAGGGGCACAATATCTCCGCCGTGTGTCACCACGGATACCTGACGTAAATCATCCAGATCCTTGCGGACGCTCCGTTCAAAACGGACCTGTATCGGGTAGCGTTCGCGACCTTCCACTGTCGTAGTGACATCGATTCCTCCTAACCCGGCAGACACGATCTGATTTACCATCATCGTCGTCATGCCATAGCGGGCGGCTTCTTCCCGGTCGACTTCGAATTCATAGTAAGGCTTGCCCATCACAATGTCGGGATTGACGGTTCCCGCGTTGACATAATGGTTCTGCTTCAGGTTTTTTGCGACTGCCAGCGATGCTTTTGACAAGCCCTCCAAATCGTCGCCGTAAACCCGAATCGCCATTGAGGCCTTGATGCCGCTCTGCAGCATGACGACACGTCCTTCGATCGGCTGCAGAGGTGAAGCCGGTGTTACCCCCGGCAGGGTAGCCACTTTGTTGATTTCGTCCCAGATCTGTCTTGCGGTTATCCCTTCCCGCCATTCGGCGCGGGGCTTGAGCATGACATAAGTTTCGACCATTGCCGCTGGTGCCGGGTCGAGTGCAGATTCCGCGCGACCAATTTTACCCAGTACATTTTGCACTTCCGGGATCTCTTTGATCAACGTATCCTGGGCCTGCAAGATCTCCATCGTCTGAGAGAAACTGGCAGCTGGATACAGGCTGGGCATATAGAACCAGCTGCCTTCATCCAGGGCAATCCAGTCATCCGACTTCAGTCCCGTAAAAAAGTGTTTCGCATCCACATAGCCGGGCACCTCGTTAAGGTCTGCTCCGAGTAGCGAGACGACCTGTTCCAGGGGACGTAACACCGTCGGCAAGCCCAACCAGGCGCCTGCCCCCAGAACCATGATCATCGCGGGGATAGAGAGCATCAGCAGCTTATGCCGTAGCGCCATCCTGAGCCGGCCCGCATACAGAAACCGCACAAAACGACTGGCGGGATTCTCTTCCATGGAACGAATTTTCTCGCACGTTACCCACCAGCCCAGCAGAAAACCGGCTACCGCAGCAAAGACAGTTGCCGCATACAGGGTCAACGACGACCCTTCGGCGATGTGGTCTCCCCAGACAAACCAACAGAGGGCGGCTGTGAGACAGCCTACGCCCGCGCCTGCCGCCAGTTGTCCCCAGCGGGGGATTTGCGAACTGCGGAGAAAGATCCGACAGAGCATCGGCAGCACGATCACCGCTACAATCAGGCTGGACACCAGCGCGAACGTCTTAGTCCAGGCAAGTGGAGCGAACAGTCTATGATCACGGCCGGTCAGAAAAAAGACGGGTAGAAAGCTGATGATCGTCGTACTGACGGCGGTGATTACGGCGGGGATCACCTCAGCGGCTGAATCACGGATGACGGTCAGCCGCTGCTGGGGACCACCCGCAGAACCGTTGGCTTCCCAGTCGGACAGGCTGCCATAGATGTTTTCCAGAATGATAATCCCCATATCGACCATCGTGCCGATCGCAATCGCGATACCTGCCAGCGACATGATATTGGCATCGACACCAAAAGTTTTCATGGCAATGAACGACATCAGCACCGCCATGGGCAGTGTGATGGCAATAATGATGCTGGCGCGGATGTGCAGCAGAAACAGAACCATAACCGCGATGGTGATGATCGTTTCATGAATTAACGCTTCGGTCAGCGTGGAAACCGTCTCGTCGATCAAGACACTCCGATCGTAGACGCCATGTATTTTTATTCCACCCAACTCCGTCTCCAGAGAATCAATTTTGGACTGAACACGCTCGATCACTTTACGGGGGTTCTCACCATAGCGCATCACCACCACCCCCCCACGGATTCATGTCCATTAAAATCCAGGGCACCGCGTCGGAAGGCAGGACCGGTCTGGACCTGGGCTACGTCGCTGATACGAATCGGCACGCCTTTGCTGACGGTGATCACCGTACTGTTGATCTGTTCGATGGTTTCCTGTTCCGTTTTATCCGCACCGATAAAACCCTTGCCGCGAACAATGAATTCCATCCCGCCCGTCTCGACGGTCTTGGCGCCGACGTCGATGTTTGATGCCTTGACCGAATCAATTACCTTGCTGAGCGGGATGTTATGGTAGCGGAGTTCATCCGGGTCAACTTCGATCTGATACTGTTTCACATAGCCGCCAATCGAAGCCACCTCTGCCACACCGTCTACTGACTGGAGCGCGTACTTAATAAAGAAGTCCTGCTTCGATCTCAACTCAGCCAGATCCATATCTTTTGGCGGCTCAAGCACATAGTAGAATATTTGTCCTAAAGCAGTGGCATCTGGTGCGAGTGTTGGAACCACACCCTCCGGTAGAGAACCGTTGACTGTAGTCAGTTGTTCTGCCACACGAGAACGGGCCCAGTAGAAATCGACATCATCGTCAAACGTAACCTGCACGAAGCTAAAGCCGAACATGCTTTTGCCACGGACACTTTTGGAACCCGGTACCGCCTGTAACGCAATCGAAAGTGGATATGTAATCTGGTCTTCCACATCTTTCGGAGACCGTCCGGCCCATTCAGTGAGCACGATTACCTGGTTTTCGCCCACATTGGGAATCGCATCGATGGGAACCTGTTGCGCCGAGTACCAGCCATAACCGAGCAGAGCAACGGACAGTAGTACAATCAGGAGTCGTTGACGGAGGCAAAAATCGAGTACGCTGTGAATCATTGTCGAGCCTTCTTATTCTGTCCGGCGGCTGTTTGTGGTGTGACGGGCCGTGGTGGTTTCAGTTTCAAAGATTCGTGTTCTATTTCCATGTCCATAGGCATATCAATTGGGGGCAGGCTGTCGTCAAATTCCATGATTTCAGGCATATCCAGGGGGGGAGTTCCATATCATTCCCTGAGTCGAACTGATTCTTCGATGCATCTGCAGTTTTGATTATTTCCAGATATTTCTGAGGATGTTCCAAAAGACTTTCGCGGCAGCCTTCACAACAGATGAAAACAGTTTCTCCATTCACGTCTACTTTGGGAGGTGCGCCCATCGAACCTAGATACATCATGGTTACCGGACAAATCCGTTGATTTTCGACCAGTTTTTGGTCTGTTTTAGGGAGTTTCGAAAGCGTGGCCAACATCGTTTCCGACAGGCCTTCATCCGGCAGCGGTTCGGCCCGAGTCGGATCAATCAGAGAAGGATTACCCGCCAACTGCATCTGCGAATCGATCAGGAAGTTCCCCCTGGTCGCCACCTGTTCCCCTTGTGTCACCCCTTTCAGGATCACGATCTGCTCACCACAGATCGGACCGAGTACGACGTTGCGTATCTCAAAGCGACCTGGCTTGGTTTCGACATAGAGCACACTGTGTTCGCCCGCCATCAGAACCGCATCGCGGGGCACTGTGAGCGCTTCACTCTCAGCAAATGACTGCGACACATAACCATACTGCGACGTGGGAACCAGATCTTGGCCTGACAGAGGGCACTTACCGGAGGCTTTGGCGATAATATGAGGATGTCGCGGACAAATCCAACAATCCGCTAACTCGGAATCATAGATGCCGCTTGACTTTGCTTTGCTTCCCGCAGGAAGGGAGATCGTCGCGCGTGCATAATCTCCGACGCGTAACTGTCCTTGTAGATTCGGTATCACAATCCGCACACCCACCGTACGAGTCTGGGGATCGACCTGAGGATCGATAAACGCCACACGGCCGGAAATGGTCTCATCGGGCTGAGACTGGATAATCGCCTCGACTTTCTGTCCGTAACGGATCGCTGCAGCATCTTCAGGAAACAGCTCGAGCATCAGCCACAACTGCGAAAGATCGGCCAACTGATAGATGACCTGACCTTCTTTGACATACTGGCCTTCGATGGCCTGTTTTTTGATCACCGTTCCACTGATGGGGGCACATAAATGCATTCGGCTATTAGCAGTGCCCGTTTTTTCGATTTCGTCGATCTGTGACATTGTCATGCCAAGTTCGACTAACCTCTGTTTCGAACTCTGATAGAGATTTTCGTTAGTCTGGATCACCCGCTGAAGTGTGGCAGAGCGACTGTGCTTTAACGCTTTTTTTGCCAGAAGCAGCTCGACCTGACTCGAATAAAGCAGGGGCGAGTAAATATATGCCAGATGATCTCCCTGTTTGACTTCGACACCGGTGAAGTCGGCATAGAGTCGTTCAATACGACCGTCCACATAGGCAGACAGTGTTTTAAGG is a window from the Gimesia benthica genome containing:
- a CDS encoding efflux RND transporter permease subunit, which produces MRYGENPRKVIERVQSKIDSLETELGGIKIHGVYDRSVLIDETVSTLTEALIHETIITIAVMVLFLLHIRASIIIAITLPMAVLMSFIAMKTFGVDANIMSLAGIAIAIGTMVDMGIIILENIYGSLSDWEANGSAGGPQQRLTVIRDSAAEVIPAVITAVSTTIISFLPVFFLTGRDHRLFAPLAWTKTFALVSSLIVAVIVLPMLCRIFLRSSQIPRWGQLAAGAGVGCLTAALCWFVWGDHIAEGSSLTLYAATVFAAVAGFLLGWWVTCEKIRSMEENPASRFVRFLYAGRLRMALRHKLLMLSIPAMIMVLGAGAWLGLPTVLRPLEQVVSLLGADLNEVPGYVDAKHFFTGLKSDDWIALDEGSWFYMPSLYPAASFSQTMEILQAQDTLIKEIPEVQNVLGKIGRAESALDPAPAAMVETYVMLKPRAEWREGITARQIWDEINKVATLPGVTPASPLQPIEGRVVMLQSGIKASMAIRVYGDDLEGLSKASLAVAKNLKQNHYVNAGTVNPDIVMGKPYYEFEVDREEAARYGMTTMMVNQIVSAGLGGIDVTTTVEGRERYPIQVRFERSVRKDLDDLRQVSVVTHGGDIVPLERLADVTTTWGPGAINSEDARLVAHVAFSPSGASGDLETVDEVMSALRAARENGTLTFPDGNFELQAVGSFQNQIEANRRLMWIIPTVLLVNLLIIYLSFQDLAIAAIVFSGIPVAFAGGMIAVAWMGVDMNTAVWVGFIALFGIAVDDGVVMATYIQQTLKRRSVTSIADLREAIYEAGLKRIRPCVMTTLTTIFALLPVLISQGRGADVARAMALPVLGGMLVEPFTTFIVPTIYCAYLEFKIRVGLQGHVLCQDQQQSGSQNSSFDPALTGPVS
- a CDS encoding efflux RND transporter periplasmic adaptor subunit, with amino-acid sequence MNNSNKSEICAVDNAASQRKQETRHWWIRLLVQPALFLLCGALLIAGLGVAQQMGFITAGGGGHSHGSALSKAIKYICPMMCTPPQSEPGRCPVCAMELVPATSDGSNSDPRAVHIDPAARRIANIQTATVQSLPLTHTIHSVGELGYDEGNLKTLSAYVDGRIERLYADFTGVEVKQGDHLAYIYSPLLYSSQVELLLAKKALKHSRSATLQRVIQTNENLYQSSKQRLVELGMTMSQIDEIEKTGTANSRMHLCAPISGTVIKKQAIEGQYVKEGQVIYQLADLSQLWLMLELFPEDAAAIRYGQKVEAIIQSQPDETISGRVAFIDPQVDPQTRTVGVRIVIPNLQGQLRVGDYARATISLPAGSKAKSSGIYDSELADCWICPRHPHIIAKASGKCPLSGQDLVPTSQYGYVSQSFAESEALTVPRDAVLMAGEHSVLYVETKPGRFEIRNVVLGPICGEQIVILKGVTQGEQVATRGNFLIDSQMQLAGNPSLIDPTRAEPLPDEGLSETMLATLSKLPKTDQKLVENQRICPVTMMYLGSMGAPPKVDVNGETVFICCEGCRESLLEHPQKYLEIIKTADASKNQFDSGNDMELPPWICLKSWNLTTACPQLICLWTWK
- a CDS encoding efflux RND transporter permease subunit, which produces MIHSVLDFCLRQRLLIVLLSVALLGYGWYSAQQVPIDAIPNVGENQVIVLTEWAGRSPKDVEDQITYPLSIALQAVPGSKSVRGKSMFGFSFVQVTFDDDVDFYWARSRVAEQLTTVNGSLPEGVVPTLAPDATALGQIFYYVLEPPKDMDLAELRSKQDFFIKYALQSVDGVAEVASIGGYVKQYQIEVDPDELRYHNIPLSKVIDSVKASNIDVGAKTVETGGMEFIVRGKGFIGADKTEQETIEQINSTVITVSKGVPIRISDVAQVQTGPAFRRGALDFNGHESVGGWW